From the genome of Thermoanaerobaculia bacterium:
AAGGGAGCTGCGAAGCTGGCTCCTGGCCGAGCAGCTCGACGAGGTCGTGCCGGAGTTCGAGAGGCGCCTGGCACGCGACGGCTACCCCAGCGCGCTCTCCTGGGTGGCCAACCGGCTCGACGCGATGGCCGACAATCCCAACGTCACCGTGGGGCTGGTGGCCGGCCTTCTTGCCACGGCTGGCGAGCCCGACAAGGCCATGCGCTGGCTCGAGCGCGGCTACGAGAAGCGCGCTTGGAGCCTGGGCTGGATCGCCACCATGCTCGACCTGCAGAGCTTGCGCGGCCGCGAGGACTTCCGCAGCCTTGTGCGCAAGATGAACCTGCCCGATCCGGGCGAGTGATCGACTTAGTCGATCTGGATCTCTTGCGCGGCCGCGTACTTCTCACCCATGTACTTGCGGATCCCGGCCTTGTCGCCGCTGAGGACCAGCGCCTGCTCGGTGGCCGAGAGGCCGGCCTCCTTCATCACTTTCGCTTTGTTCTTCTTGAAGGCGGCGCGGAAGTCGGGATGCTTCGAGAGGTTGCGCAGGAACGTTTCGAAGTCGCGGTAGGCCATGAGATCCCCCTGATGGATGCAACGCGAGAATTGGTTTGACGAATCTAACACCGAAAAACGGGCGGCTGGGAGAGGCCATGGAGTTGAGCGGAGAGCTGCACGTCGTCGGGACCGGCCTCAGGATCGAGGGCCAAGTCACTCAGGAGTCCCTGTCGGCGATCCGGTCCGCCGACAAGCTCTTTCACCTGATTCAAGACGTTCTCACCCATCGCTGGCTGGCCGAGATCAATCCCACGGCCGAGTCGCTCTTCGATGCCTACGCCGTCGGTCGCCCGCGTCGCGAGAGCTACGCTGAAATGACGGAACGAATCCTCGCTCCGGTGCGACGCGGGCTCCATGTCTGCGCCGCCTTCTATGGCCATCCGGGCGTCTTCGTCATGCCGGCGCATGCAGCCATCCGGCGCGCCCGCGAAGAGGGGTATTACGCGGAGATGCTGCCGGGAATTTCGGGCGAAGACTGCCTTTTCGCCGATCTCGGGATCGATCCGGGGATCGGCGGCTGCCAGAGCTTCGCCGCGACCGACTTCCTGATCCGGCGGCGCCGGTTCGATCCGTCGAGCCACCTGCTTCTCTGGCAGGTCGGTTCGATCGGCGTCACCGATTTCCGCGACGAGGTACTGTGGAACCGCCCCGGCCTGGGGGTCCTGGCGAGGACGCTGGCCGAGACCTACGGCGCCGGACACGAGGTCGTCGTCTACGAGGCCGACCCCTACCCGACCGGCGACTTCGAAAGCCACGCCTGCGCTCTCGCGGAGCTCGAGCAGGCGCCCGTGACGCTCGCCTCCATCCTCTACGTGCCGCCGCTCCCCGAGCGCGCGAGCGACCCGGCGATGCGCGCGGCGCTGGGCATGCCGACGGTGGCAGGCTAGCCCGCTCGGGTACCGCCGACGGAATCGGACGACACCAAGGCCTCCGGCCGCTCCCAGTCGATAGACTGCAGAGCATGATCGGCAGCAGGCTGGCGCACTATCGGATCCTCGAGAAGTTGGGCGAGGGCGGCATGGGGATCGTCTTCCTCGCCGAGGACGAGCGCCTGCATCGCAAGGTTGCGCTCAAGACCCTGCCGCCCGCCCTCGCCGAGGATCCGCAGCGGCTCGCCCGCTTCGAGCGCGAGGTGAAGACCGTCGCGGCCCTGAATCACCCGAACATCGTCACCATCTACTCGGTCGAAGAGGCCGACGGCAAGCGCTTCTTCACGATGGAGCACGTCGAAGGCAAGACCCTCTCGCAGCTCATTCCGCTGGGCGGTCTGCCGCTCAAGGAGTTCCTGAAGATCGCCGTGCCGCTCGCCGACGCCCTCGCCGCGGCCCACGCCAAGGGGATCCAGCACCGCGATCTCAAACCCGGCAACGTCATGGTCAACAGCGACGGCCGGGTGAAGGTCCTCGACTTCGGCCTCGCCAAGCTCCGCGAGCACGACGGAACCGAGGCGATGGGCTTCCATCCCCAGACCTCCCTCACCCAGGAGGGCCTGGCGATCGGCACCCTCGCCTACATGGCCCCCGAGCAGCTGCGCATGCTTCCGACCGATCCCCGCGCCGATATCTTCTCGCTCGGCGTCGTGCTCTACGAGATGGCGACCGGTCACTGTCCGTTCCGCGGCCAGTCGACGGCCGAGGTCATCTCGGCGATCCTCCGCGATACGCCGCCGCGCGCCTTCGAGCAGAACGACGTCATCCCGCCGGAGGTCGACGCCATCCTGCGCCGCTGCCTCGAGAAGGAGCCCGCGAAGCGGTTCGGCTCGGCGGTCGAGGTGCGCGACGACCTCGCCGAGGTGGCACGCGCGGTCGACCTCGGACAGCCCGCGAGTCGCGTCACGCGGTCCCCGAGCACCCCGGTCCGGATCGCGACCTCGCGCTACGCGCGCTTCGCCGCCGCGGCGCTCGCCATCGTGCTGCTCGGTGCCGGCGTCTTCGCCTGGCGCACGCGGGTGCCGGCGGCCTCTGCGGCGGGCACCGCCTCGCCGATCGCCGCGCAGCTGCCCTCGTTGGTGGTCCTGCCGCTCTCCAACTTCTCGGACGAGCCGGAGTACTTCGTCGACGGCATGACCGACGCCCTGATCTCGGCCCTCGCCCGCATCGAGGGCGTGCGCGTCATCTCGCGCCAGTCGGCGATGCACTACAAGGGCTCGACGAAGCTCCTGCCGCAGATCGCCCGCGAGCTGGGCGTCGACTTCGTCGTCGAAGGCTCGGTCGCCCGGGTGGGTGAAACCGTCCGCCTGAACACCCAGGTCATCCAGGCCGATCCCGAGGCCACCCTCTGGTCCGAGAGTTTCGAACGCGCCGCCGCGGACGTTCTCGCCCTCCAGAACACCTTTGCCAGCGCGATCGCGTCGGCGATCCATGTGCAAGTGTCGCCCGTCGAGCAGAGCCGACTCGCCGCGACGAAGTCGATCGATCCAGATGCTTACGAGGCCTATCTGCAGGGCCGCTACTATGGCAATCAGTTCAGCGAAGAGGCCCTGCGCAAGGCCCAGGGTTATTTCGAACGAGCGGTGGCGAAGGATCCTTCGTTCGCCCCGGCCTGGGTAGGTCTCGCAGACACGTTGATGATGCTCGGTTCCTTCCACTCCGACGAGCGCGACGCGATCGACAACGCCGGCGCGGCCGCCAGCAAAGCGGTCATGCTCGATCCGAACCTCGCCGATGGCCACGCGGCGCTGAGTGAGGTCTCCATGAACCGGCTCGATTGGGCGGCCGCGGAGAGGCAGATTTCACGAGCGCTCGAGCTCAATCCGAACTCCGCGCTGGCGCGACGGCGCCACTGGATGCTGCTCTCGTGTCTGCTCCGGCTCGACGAAAGCCAAGGCGAAGCCGAGGCCGCCATGCGGCTCGATCCGTTGTCCGCGAAGGTGGCCGCCGACCTTGGTATTCAGCATCTCTTCCGGGGAGACCATGCGGGCGCCGTTCGGGCCCTGCACTCGGCCCTCGAACTCGACAAGGACTACAACCTCGCGCACGTCTATCTCTGGATGACCTACCACGAGATGGGCCAGGACCCGCAGCGCGGCGACGAGCTCCGGTACTATCTCGCCGACCTCGGGGAGCCGAAGCTCTTGCCGCAGTACGACGAGCGCCTCCGCGCGTCCGGATACGCCTCGGCGCTGCGCTGGGTCGCTCTGGAGCTCGATCGGCAGGCGGTCGATCGACCCTATGCCGCGGGAGTGGTCGCCGGACTTCTGGCCGCAGCCGGCGAAAAGGACAAGGCGATAGCTTGGTTGGAGAAGGGGGTCAACCGCAGGAGCTGGGAAATGGCATGGCTCGCGGTTTCTCCCGACTACAAGCCGCTGCGCGACATGCCCGAGTTCCGCGGCTTCCTGCGAAAGCTCGGGCTGCCGACGACCGAAGGCTAGAAGGTAACTTTGATCGCGCTGGCCTTCGCGTACTCGTCGCCGAGATACTTGCGAATGCCATCGACATCGCCGGCGCGAACGAGATTCTGTTCATTCGCATCCAACCCGGCTTCGCTCATGACCTTGTCCTTGTTGGCCTTGAAGGCCGCCTGAAGATCCGCGTGCTTGGACAGGGCGACGAGAAACGAGTGCAGGTCCTGAAGCGCCATGTGTCACCCCCTTCACAACTAAACTGTTGAATTGTTCACGAGCCTAGCATGAGGAGTCCTGGATGAAGAACGGCTCTTTGGTCGTCGTCGGTACCGGCTTCTCCATCGCCGGGCAGGTCACCCAGGAGGCGCTCTCGCACATGTCGCATGCCGAGCGCCTCCTCTACCTCGTGACCGATATCGCCACCAAGGAGTGGCTCGAAAGTCTCAATCCGAATACCGAATCTCTCTACGACAGCTATCGGGTCGGGCGTCCGCGGGAAGAAACCTATGCCGAGATGAGCGAGCGGATTCTCCGTTGCGTGCGCTCCGGCGAGCGCGTGGTCGCGGCTTTCTATGGCCACCCCGGAGTCTTCGTCGCTCCGTCCCATCTCGCGATCGCAGGCGCCCGCGCTGAGGGCTTCGACGCCCGGATGCTCCCGGGGATCTCGGCGGAGGACTGCCTCTTCGCGGACGTCGGTTTCGATCCGGGGGATCGTGGGTGTCAGAGCTTCGAGGCTACCGACTTCCTGCTGCGCCGTCGGATCTTTGACCCGACCTCGGCGCTGGTGCTCTGGCAGGTGGGCGTCATCGGCGTCCGCGATTATCAGAAAAGCGACCTGTGGGGACCGCGAGGACTCGCGGTCCTGCAACGCCGGCTGCTCGACACCTACCCACCGGAGCACCCGGCGATCGTCTACGAGGCGGCGCAGTATCCGATCTGTCCCTCGCTCATCCATTCCACGCCGCTCGCCGCGCTCACCGAGGCGCCGGTCACCGTCCGCTCGACCCTCTACGTTCCGCCCCTCCCCGATCGCGCCACCGACGCGGGCGTCCGCCTCGAGCTCGGCCTGGAAGCG
Proteins encoded in this window:
- a CDS encoding protein kinase, with amino-acid sequence MIGSRLAHYRILEKLGEGGMGIVFLAEDERLHRKVALKTLPPALAEDPQRLARFEREVKTVAALNHPNIVTIYSVEEADGKRFFTMEHVEGKTLSQLIPLGGLPLKEFLKIAVPLADALAAAHAKGIQHRDLKPGNVMVNSDGRVKVLDFGLAKLREHDGTEAMGFHPQTSLTQEGLAIGTLAYMAPEQLRMLPTDPRADIFSLGVVLYEMATGHCPFRGQSTAEVISAILRDTPPRAFEQNDVIPPEVDAILRRCLEKEPAKRFGSAVEVRDDLAEVARAVDLGQPASRVTRSPSTPVRIATSRYARFAAAALAIVLLGAGVFAWRTRVPAASAAGTASPIAAQLPSLVVLPLSNFSDEPEYFVDGMTDALISALARIEGVRVISRQSAMHYKGSTKLLPQIARELGVDFVVEGSVARVGETVRLNTQVIQADPEATLWSESFERAAADVLALQNTFASAIASAIHVQVSPVEQSRLAATKSIDPDAYEAYLQGRYYGNQFSEEALRKAQGYFERAVAKDPSFAPAWVGLADTLMMLGSFHSDERDAIDNAGAAASKAVMLDPNLADGHAALSEVSMNRLDWAAAERQISRALELNPNSALARRRHWMLLSCLLRLDESQGEAEAAMRLDPLSAKVAADLGIQHLFRGDHAGAVRALHSALELDKDYNLAHVYLWMTYHEMGQDPQRGDELRYYLADLGEPKLLPQYDERLRASGYASALRWVALELDRQAVDRPYAAGVVAGLLAAAGEKDKAIAWLEKGVNRRSWEMAWLAVSPDYKPLRDMPEFRGFLRKLGLPTTEG